One segment of Pseudomonas asgharzadehiana DNA contains the following:
- a CDS encoding RsiV family protein, with protein MSLLKIASVACIALTLGACQSLFQPNWRTPLEATRDTTEQTRPGCASADCALVNIDTVHFAKEPKLDALIEQRLLEMTGANPLPTSLATYREQFLQTAAPNNSMYLQAKVREQHDGLVIIELSSYLDQGATHGEPGRAFINYSRQQQKALSLSDMLLPGKEDAFWKAAQVAHNSWLISTRLSLEAEFVKKYPFQKTPNVALTYGGVILKYPTTTIAPYALGHVELQIPYSRLDGILKPELVPVRR; from the coding sequence ATGTCGCTTTTAAAAATCGCCTCCGTGGCCTGCATCGCCTTGACCCTCGGCGCCTGCCAAAGCCTGTTCCAACCCAACTGGCGCACCCCGCTGGAAGCCACCCGAGACACCACCGAACAAACCCGGCCGGGCTGTGCCAGCGCCGATTGCGCGCTGGTGAATATCGACACCGTGCACTTTGCCAAGGAACCCAAGCTGGACGCGCTGATCGAACAGCGCCTGCTGGAGATGACCGGCGCCAACCCGCTGCCGACCAGCCTTGCGACCTATCGCGAGCAATTCCTGCAAACCGCCGCACCGAACAACAGCATGTATTTGCAGGCCAAGGTACGTGAGCAGCATGACGGCTTGGTGATCATCGAGTTGTCCAGCTACCTGGACCAGGGCGCCACCCATGGCGAGCCGGGCCGCGCGTTCATCAACTATTCGCGTCAGCAGCAAAAAGCCCTGTCGCTCAGCGATATGCTGCTGCCCGGCAAGGAAGACGCGTTCTGGAAAGCCGCCCAGGTGGCGCACAACAGTTGGCTGATCAGCACCCGCCTGAGCCTGGAAGCGGAATTCGTCAAAAAATATCCCTTCCAGAAAACCCCAAACGTGGCGCTGACTTACGGTGGCGTGATCCTCAAATACCCCACCACCACCATCGCGCCCTATGCCCTGGGCCATGTCGAGTTGCAGATCCCCTACTCGCGCCTGGACGGCATCCTCAAGCCTGAGCTGGTGCCCGTACGCCGCTGA
- a CDS encoding NUDIX domain-containing protein, whose product MTDFAKSTPNTIEIVQRDNAYKGFYKLDRVQLRHEKFDGGMSRVINREVFVRHDAVCVLPYDPQRDEVVLIEQFRVGAMGRADNPWLIEMVAGLIDKDEEPEEVAHREAEEEAGLTFSALWPITKYFPSPGGSTEFVHLYLGRCDSSGAGGVHGLEEEAEDIRVTVWAFEDALQAVRDGRISNAASIIALQWLALNRAEVRGLWQ is encoded by the coding sequence ATGACGGACTTTGCAAAATCGACGCCGAACACGATTGAAATCGTGCAGCGCGACAATGCCTACAAGGGCTTCTATAAACTTGACCGTGTGCAACTGCGCCACGAGAAGTTCGACGGCGGCATGAGCCGCGTGATCAACCGCGAAGTCTTTGTCCGTCACGACGCGGTGTGTGTACTGCCCTATGACCCGCAGCGTGATGAAGTGGTGCTGATCGAGCAGTTTCGCGTGGGCGCCATGGGCCGTGCCGACAACCCGTGGCTGATCGAGATGGTCGCCGGCCTGATCGACAAGGATGAAGAACCGGAGGAGGTTGCACACCGCGAAGCCGAAGAGGAAGCTGGGCTGACCTTCTCCGCGCTGTGGCCGATCACCAAGTATTTTCCGTCGCCCGGCGGCAGTACCGAATTTGTGCACCTATACCTGGGGCGCTGCGACAGCTCCGGAGCGGGTGGCGTGCATGGGCTGGAAGAAGAAGCAGAAGACATCCGCGTGACGGTCTGGGCATTCGAAGACGCCCTGCAAGCCGTGCGCGACGGCAGGATTTCCAACGCAGCCAGCATTATCGCCCTGCAATGGCTTGCGCTTAATCGCGCGGAAGTGAGGGGGTTATGGCAGTAA
- a CDS encoding DUF1249 domain-containing protein produces the protein MAVKARERYRVDLIGLQAACEANYARLMRLLPDMRHTPEARRIGVTHGDQMLGVLALEVIVNCPYTTTLRVRQEHSLPWLPVPQLEVQVYHDARMAEVISAEHARRFRSIYPYPNVFMHQPDEKAQLNVFLGEWLSHCLALGHEFEVVR, from the coding sequence ATGGCAGTAAAGGCACGGGAACGTTATCGAGTCGACCTGATCGGGCTGCAAGCGGCCTGCGAGGCCAACTATGCGCGGCTGATGCGCCTGCTGCCCGACATGCGCCACACGCCCGAGGCGCGTCGCATCGGCGTGACCCACGGCGACCAGATGCTGGGCGTGCTGGCCCTTGAAGTCATCGTCAACTGCCCGTACACCACCACCCTGCGCGTACGCCAGGAGCACAGCCTGCCGTGGCTGCCCGTGCCGCAACTGGAAGTGCAGGTGTACCACGACGCCCGTATGGCCGAAGTGATCAGCGCCGAACACGCGCGGCGCTTTCGCAGCATCTATCCTTACCCGAATGTGTTCATGCACCAACCCGATGAGAAAGCGCAGCTCAATGTGTTCCTCGGTGAGTGGCTGAGCCACTGCCTGGCGCTGGGCCATGAGTTCGAAGTCGTGCGGTAG
- the cpdA gene encoding 3',5'-cyclic-AMP phosphodiesterase: protein MPSVSTVNPDASALLVQLSDSHLFAEADVTLLGMNTRESLRRVIELARAQQPQVDLVLATGDLSQDGTLESYQQFRQMTAPIGAPARWIPGNHDEPQVMVRAAEHSDFLEPVVDIGHWRVILLDSAVPGSVPGYLQDQQLQLLAQALSEAPNRHHLVCFHHHPVPIGCAWMEPIGLRNPEALFAVLDRFPQVKAVLWGHVHQEIDRERNGVRLLASPSTCIQFAPGSEDFKVSEQAPGYRWLRLHADGRLETGVERLVGFAFTVDYGSNGY, encoded by the coding sequence TTGCCGAGCGTATCCACCGTGAACCCCGACGCTTCGGCGTTACTGGTGCAACTGTCCGACAGCCATCTGTTTGCCGAGGCCGACGTTACGCTGCTGGGCATGAATACCCGTGAGAGCCTGCGACGGGTGATCGAGCTGGCGCGCGCGCAACAGCCGCAGGTCGACCTGGTGCTGGCCACCGGGGACCTGTCCCAGGACGGCACGCTTGAGTCGTACCAGCAGTTTCGCCAGATGACCGCGCCTATCGGTGCCCCGGCGCGCTGGATTCCGGGTAATCATGATGAGCCTCAAGTCATGGTCCGGGCCGCCGAGCACAGTGATTTTCTGGAGCCGGTAGTCGATATCGGCCACTGGCGCGTCATCCTGCTGGACTCCGCCGTACCCGGTTCCGTGCCGGGTTACCTGCAAGACCAACAACTGCAACTACTGGCTCAGGCCCTGAGCGAAGCGCCAAACCGTCACCACCTGGTGTGTTTCCACCATCATCCGGTGCCCATCGGCTGTGCCTGGATGGAGCCCATCGGCCTGCGCAACCCCGAGGCACTGTTTGCCGTGCTGGACCGCTTCCCCCAGGTCAAGGCAGTACTCTGGGGCCATGTGCATCAGGAAATCGACCGTGAGCGCAACGGCGTGCGCCTGCTGGCGTCGCCATCCACCTGCATCCAGTTCGCACCGGGCAGCGAGGACTTCAAGGTCAGCGAGCAAGCGCCAGGGTATCGTTGGCTGCGTTTGCATGCCGACGGACGGTTGGAGACTGGCGTAGAGCGGCTGGTCGGCTTCGCGTTTACGGTGGATTACGGTAGCAACGGTTATTAA
- a CDS encoding ImmA/IrrE family metallo-endopeptidase — MPVRTAQDVLNRYWDRQLPIDPYRIARAAGASVEPDYGMSAHDLSGCFDVVNNIPTIRFNPDDAVVRQRFTIAHELGHMFLRHGHSFRDNARNYSSGTHLYRERDANSFAAELLMPKEVVEWLVFKEKKHDVEEMAAILNVSGAAMHYRLMNLGLIRY, encoded by the coding sequence ATGCCTGTTCGCACCGCTCAAGATGTCCTAAATAGGTACTGGGACCGTCAACTTCCTATTGATCCCTATCGTATTGCACGTGCAGCGGGCGCTTCAGTGGAACCGGATTACGGCATGAGCGCTCATGATCTGAGTGGCTGCTTTGACGTTGTGAATAACATTCCAACCATCCGTTTCAATCCTGATGATGCGGTTGTTCGGCAGCGCTTTACTATTGCTCATGAGTTAGGGCATATGTTTTTAAGGCACGGTCATTCCTTCAGGGATAATGCGAGAAACTATAGTTCGGGAACACATCTTTACCGAGAGCGGGATGCAAATAGTTTTGCGGCGGAGTTGTTGATGCCTAAAGAAGTTGTCGAGTGGCTGGTCTTCAAGGAAAAAAAACACGATGTTGAGGAAATGGCGGCAATACTAAATGTGTCAGGCGCGGCAATGCATTATCGCTTGATGAACCTCGGACTAATTCGTTACTGA
- a CDS encoding YqiA/YcfP family alpha/beta fold hydrolase, protein MSASILYIHGFNSAPASNKASQLIRVMDALGLADQLRVPALHHHPRQAIPQLEEAIAQLGRPLLVGSSLGGYYATHLAERHGLKALLVNPAVSPHRMFDGYLGTQKNLYTDETWELTHDHVTALAELEVPAPQDAGRYQVWLQTGDETLDYRLAQQYYRACALRIQPGGDHGYQGFAQQLPALLSFAGVGADQYQSFDFSAL, encoded by the coding sequence ATGTCCGCTTCGATCCTGTACATCCACGGCTTCAACAGTGCGCCGGCGTCCAACAAGGCCAGCCAGTTGATCCGCGTGATGGACGCCCTTGGCCTGGCCGATCAATTGCGCGTGCCAGCCTTGCATCACCATCCCCGTCAGGCGATTCCCCAGTTGGAAGAGGCCATTGCGCAACTGGGTCGACCACTGCTGGTCGGCAGCTCACTCGGCGGCTACTATGCAACCCATCTTGCTGAACGCCATGGCCTCAAGGCGCTGCTGGTCAACCCGGCGGTGAGTCCCCATCGCATGTTCGACGGTTACCTGGGCACCCAGAAGAACCTCTACACCGATGAAACCTGGGAGTTGACCCACGACCACGTCACGGCGCTGGCCGAGCTGGAAGTACCGGCGCCCCAGGATGCGGGACGTTATCAGGTGTGGTTGCAAACCGGCGATGAAACCTTGGATTATCGCCTCGCCCAGCAGTATTACCGAGCCTGTGCCTTGCGCATCCAGCCCGGTGGCGACCATGGCTACCAAGGATTCGCCCAGCAATTGCCGGCGCTTTTGAGTTTTGCCGGCGTGGGTGCGGATCAGTATCAATCCTTCGATTTTTCGGCACTGTAA
- the parE gene encoding DNA topoisomerase IV subunit B — protein MATPSASSYNADAIEVLSGLDPVRKRPGMYTDTSRPNHLAQEVIDNSVDEALAGHAKSVHVILHADHSLEVSDDGRGMPVDIHPEEGVPGVELILTKLHAGGKFSNKNYQFSGGLHGVGISVVNALSTLVRVKVKRDGNEYQMTFADGYKATDLEVIGTVGKRNTGTSVYFAPDPKYFDSPKFSISRLKHVLKAKAVLCPGLLVTFEDKGTGEKVEWHYEDGLRSYLEDSVSDFERLPNEPFCGSLAGNKEAVDWALLWLPEGGDSVQESYVNLIPTAQGGTHVNGLRQGLLDAMREFCEYRSLLPRGVKLAPEDVWERIAFVLSMKMQEPQFSGQTKERLSSREAAAFVSGVVKDAFSLWLNEHPELGLALAELAINNAGRRLKASKKVERKRITQGPALPGKLADCAGQDPMRSELFLVEGDSAGGSAKQARDKEFQAILPLRGKILNTWEVDGSEVLASQEVHNIAVAIGVDPGAADMTQLRYGKICILADADSDGLHIATLLCALFVQHFRPLVDAGHVYVAMPPLYRIDLGKEIFYALDEAERDGILDRLVAEKKRGKPQVTRFKGLGEMNPPQLRETTMDPNTRRLVQLTLDDFAATSEMMDMLLAKKRAPDRKSWLESKGNLAEVLG, from the coding sequence ATGGCCACTCCCAGCGCTAGCTCTTATAACGCCGACGCCATCGAAGTCCTCTCGGGCCTCGACCCGGTGCGCAAACGCCCCGGCATGTACACCGACACCAGTCGGCCGAATCACCTCGCCCAGGAAGTCATCGACAACAGCGTCGACGAAGCCTTGGCCGGGCACGCCAAATCGGTGCATGTCATTCTCCACGCTGACCACTCCCTGGAAGTGTCCGACGACGGTCGTGGCATGCCGGTGGACATTCACCCGGAAGAGGGTGTGCCGGGTGTTGAGCTGATCCTCACCAAGCTCCACGCCGGTGGCAAGTTCTCCAATAAGAACTACCAGTTCTCCGGTGGTTTGCACGGCGTGGGTATTTCTGTGGTCAACGCCTTGTCGACCCTGGTCCGCGTCAAGGTCAAGCGTGACGGCAACGAGTACCAGATGACCTTTGCCGATGGCTACAAAGCCACCGACCTTGAAGTGATCGGCACCGTCGGCAAGCGCAACACCGGCACCAGCGTGTACTTCGCGCCGGACCCTAAATACTTCGATTCGCCGAAATTCTCCATCAGCCGCCTCAAGCACGTACTCAAGGCCAAGGCGGTGTTGTGCCCGGGCCTTTTGGTTACCTTTGAAGACAAAGGCACCGGCGAAAAGGTCGAGTGGCATTACGAAGACGGTTTGCGTTCCTATCTGGAAGACTCCGTCAGCGACTTCGAACGCCTGCCCAACGAGCCGTTCTGCGGCAGCCTGGCGGGTAACAAAGAGGCCGTCGATTGGGCATTGCTGTGGTTGCCCGAGGGCGGCGACAGCGTGCAGGAAAGCTACGTCAACCTGATCCCCACCGCTCAGGGCGGCACCCACGTCAACGGTTTGCGCCAGGGCCTGCTGGATGCCATGCGCGAGTTCTGCGAATACCGCAGCCTGCTGCCGCGCGGTGTGAAGCTGGCGCCGGAAGACGTGTGGGAGCGCATCGCGTTCGTGCTGTCGATGAAGATGCAGGAGCCGCAATTCTCCGGCCAGACCAAAGAACGCCTGTCGTCCCGCGAGGCGGCGGCGTTTGTCTCCGGTGTGGTCAAGGACGCGTTCAGCCTGTGGCTCAACGAGCACCCGGAACTGGGCCTGGCCCTGGCCGAACTGGCGATCAACAACGCCGGCCGTCGTCTCAAGGCCAGCAAGAAGGTCGAGCGCAAGCGCATCACCCAAGGCCCGGCACTGCCTGGCAAGCTGGCTGACTGCGCGGGTCAAGACCCGATGCGCTCCGAACTGTTCCTGGTGGAAGGTGACTCCGCCGGCGGTTCCGCCAAGCAAGCACGGGACAAAGAGTTCCAGGCGATCCTGCCGTTGCGCGGCAAGATCCTCAACACGTGGGAAGTCGATGGCAGCGAAGTGCTGGCCAGCCAGGAAGTACACAATATCGCCGTGGCCATCGGTGTCGACCCGGGCGCGGCAGACATGACCCAACTGCGCTACGGCAAGATCTGCATCCTCGCCGACGCCGACTCCGACGGCCTGCACATTGCCACCTTGTTGTGCGCGCTGTTCGTGCAGCACTTCCGCCCGCTGGTAGATGCCGGTCACGTCTACGTCGCCATGCCGCCGCTATACCGCATCGACCTGGGCAAAGAGATTTTCTACGCCCTCGACGAAGCCGAGCGCGATGGCATCCTCGACCGCCTGGTGGCCGAGAAGAAACGCGGTAAGCCACAGGTCACGCGATTCAAAGGCCTGGGTGAAATGAACCCGCCGCAGTTGCGTGAAACCACCATGGACCCGAACACCCGGCGCCTGGTGCAACTCACCTTGGACGATTTCGCCGCCACCTCGGAAATGATGGACATGCTGCTGGCGAAAAAACGCGCGCCGGACCGTAAATCCTGGCTGGAGTCCAAAGGCAACCTGGCCGAGGTGCTGGGTTGA
- a CDS encoding esterase-like activity of phytase family protein translates to MRTGFALAILLFSGLASAQGVAAPGAQLKLVSEHPVDGMRGGNLSGLALCGNELWTVSDRDDDQIYRLDISMPTWQATAVKIDVPPVPDSGLPWGLRSRTKAASFIRGGDLDFEAISCDAVGNRYIVSEAHAAVLQVPAAGAPEWLKIAPSVVREARASGLLLHFNALFEGLAVNPEGNRIWLAAEREGRGLISIKRAQSLWDCDGPCVLLSEAGTQMQPAQVPKAKAVSRNFSDVVWFKGKLFSLESSQYQLCRRDALTAAVEQCWSFAADMLAPQRQYDQPYGLAEALVIDDDGAWIGLDNNFGPRADGEKRPVVYRFAAPVGGWSARP, encoded by the coding sequence ATGCGTACAGGTTTCGCCCTGGCGATCCTGTTGTTCAGCGGCTTGGCGAGCGCCCAGGGGGTTGCGGCGCCCGGGGCGCAGCTCAAACTGGTGTCCGAACACCCGGTGGATGGCATGCGCGGTGGCAACCTGTCGGGCCTGGCCCTGTGTGGCAATGAGCTGTGGACGGTTTCCGACCGCGATGACGATCAGATCTACCGTTTGGATATCAGCATGCCGACCTGGCAGGCCACGGCGGTGAAGATCGACGTGCCGCCGGTGCCGGATTCCGGTTTGCCTTGGGGGTTGCGTTCGCGCACGAAGGCCGCCTCGTTCATTCGCGGTGGCGACCTGGATTTCGAGGCCATCAGTTGCGATGCCGTCGGTAACCGATACATCGTCAGTGAAGCCCATGCCGCCGTGCTGCAAGTGCCCGCTGCCGGTGCGCCCGAGTGGTTGAAGATCGCGCCGAGCGTGGTGCGTGAAGCCCGCGCCAGTGGCCTGTTGCTGCACTTCAATGCGCTGTTTGAAGGGCTGGCGGTGAACCCCGAGGGCAATCGGATCTGGCTGGCGGCAGAGCGTGAGGGGCGCGGGCTTATCTCCATCAAGCGTGCGCAAAGCCTGTGGGATTGTGACGGTCCGTGCGTATTACTGAGTGAGGCCGGCACGCAGATGCAGCCCGCCCAGGTGCCCAAGGCCAAGGCCGTTTCCAGGAATTTCTCCGATGTGGTGTGGTTCAAGGGCAAGTTGTTTTCCCTTGAGAGCAGCCAATATCAGTTGTGCCGCCGCGATGCGCTGACAGCGGCAGTTGAGCAGTGTTGGTCATTTGCCGCAGACATGCTTGCGCCGCAACGCCAATACGACCAGCCCTATGGCTTGGCCGAGGCGCTGGTAATTGATGATGACGGTGCCTGGATCGGCCTGGACAACAACTTCGGCCCGCGTGCCGATGGTGAAAAACGCCCGGTGGTCTATCGTTTTGCCGCCCCGGTCGGTGGCTGGAGTGCCCGGCCATGA